In Flavobacterium luteolum, the DNA window TATACATATCCATCTGACGCACTTTTTCTTCAAGTGTCATACGGCTTAGCAAATCTTGAACTCTTTCTTCTACTGGTAATTTTGCATCCTGATATGGATACTTTTTCTGGGCGTGGATCTGGTTTAAAAAACCAACAGCCATTACAAAAATAATGGCCGTTTTTCTCATTCTTAATTGTAACATAGTTGTGTTGTGTGTTTAGTTTTGAATCACTTTAAGCTTTGTGCCATTCACAAAATCATCATGTGAAATAAAGAAAGTATTAAGTGATTTTCCGTTTAGCTCAATCGAATTGATTTTTCCGCCATTATTTTCTTGTCTTTCAATTACGACGCTTTCCTTTTTATAATATCTTGGATCTAATTTGATCGTCACTCTATGAAACATTGGCGTTGTAATGGTGTAAATTGGATCTCCTGGCGATATTGGATAAATTCCCATCATCGAATACACTAACCAAGCCGACATAGTTCCTGTATCATCATTTCCTGGCAATCCTTTTGGTTCATTTTTGAAATATTCGCGAACCAATTTCTTTACCATATCCTGAGATTTATATTCTTCGCCTTTCACATAATTGAATAAATACGGATTGGCAATGTCTGGCTCGTTTGCCATATCAAATTGTTTAATATCAAAGATTTTCTGTAATTGTGCCGAAAAAGCTTGATCACCGCCCATTAATTTCTTTAATCCGATAATATCGTGAGGAACCATAAAAGCATACTGCCAAGCATTTCCTTCGATAAAACCAACATTTTCTTCAAAATTAGCTCCAGAAGCAGGATCAAAAGGTTCGTACCATTTTCCATCAGGAGTTCTTGGACGAAGCAGATTTAAGTTTTTATCAAATAATTTTCTGTAGGATAATGAACGTTCTTTAAAACGTTTTACATTGTCTTTGTCACCGAATTCGTTGGCCATAAGCGAAATAGAATAATCTGAAATATTGTATTCCTGAGTTGTAGAAACTGGGCCTTTATTGTCGGTTGTTAAATATCCTTTTTTGATATAATCTTTCAATCCAGGACGAAGCGGATTATTTTCAATATTATCTGCGCCTTTCAACATTGCATAATAGGCTTTATTAACATCATAATCACGAACTCCCCTCATGTAACTATCTGTAATTACAATACTTGCCGGGTCCCCAACCATGGTAAAAGTTTCAGTCGAATTCAGTTCCCATTTGGGTAACCAGCCGTTTTCATCAAACATAGTCAACATACTTTTTACCATATCAGATTGCTGTTTTGGATAAACCAAAGACATCAATGGATGTACATTTCGGTACGTATCCCACAAAGAAAATACGGTATAACGGGTGTCATCGGTTTTAGCAATTTTACTTCTTTTGATTACAGGATATTGTCCGTTAATATCATTTAAAGTATTTGGGTGAATTAAAGTGTGATACAAAGCTGTGTAGAAAATCGTATTGTCTTCTTTTGTACCGCCTTCAACCAAAATTTTAGACAATTCTTCGTTCCATTCGTGGTAGGTTTCTTTGTAAATTGCATCAAAAGATCTGTTACCAACCTCTTTTGCTAAGTTTTCACGAGCATTTTCGATACTTACGTACGAAATTCCAATCTTCACTTCAACCGTTTCTTGTTTGTCGAATTTATAGGTGAAATAACTTCCAATACTATCACCTACTACGGTTTTAATGGTATTTTCCATTATTCTCGCTTTTCCGTTGTAACCCATCCATTGTGCTTCAACGCCGTTGTATTTTGCAGTTTTTTTCCAAACTCCAAATTTATGGGCAGGTTTAGAAAACTGAGCCACAAAATAAACCGGATAAGCATCTTCTGGACTGTTATAACAAAACGAACCAACAGATCGCATTCCTTCAATTTCTGTAGAAGAAACCACTTTTATCATTGCTCCTTCTTCATTGGTTAATCCCAATCCAAGATTTAATAAAATATTAGATTGCCC includes these proteins:
- a CDS encoding GH92 family glycosyl hydrolase; the encoded protein is MVLNTNKFQTACIFCMLFFSITIFAQEPADFVNPFIGTSNYGAAFPGPIAPRGMASISPFNVAGVKNTPMEKDSQWLSNPYVNENTFLTGFSQVNLSGVGCPDLGVILLMPTTGNVEIDHLKYGSTYSNEVAKAAYYSVNIDKYKVKGEFTTSKRVGVSRFTFPKGQSNILLNLGLGLTNEEGAMIKVVSSTEIEGMRSVGSFCYNSPEDAYPVYFVAQFSKPAHKFGVWKKTAKYNGVEAQWMGYNGKARIMENTIKTVVGDSIGSYFTYKFDKQETVEVKIGISYVSIENARENLAKEVGNRSFDAIYKETYHEWNEELSKILVEGGTKEDNTIFYTALYHTLIHPNTLNDINGQYPVIKRSKIAKTDDTRYTVFSLWDTYRNVHPLMSLVYPKQQSDMVKSMLTMFDENGWLPKWELNSTETFTMVGDPASIVITDSYMRGVRDYDVNKAYYAMLKGADNIENNPLRPGLKDYIKKGYLTTDNKGPVSTTQEYNISDYSISLMANEFGDKDNVKRFKERSLSYRKLFDKNLNLLRPRTPDGKWYEPFDPASGANFEENVGFIEGNAWQYAFMVPHDIIGLKKLMGGDQAFSAQLQKIFDIKQFDMANEPDIANPYLFNYVKGEEYKSQDMVKKLVREYFKNEPKGLPGNDDTGTMSAWLVYSMMGIYPISPGDPIYTITTPMFHRVTIKLDPRYYKKESVVIERQENNGGKINSIELNGKSLNTFFISHDDFVNGTKLKVIQN